The following coding sequences are from one Fimbriimonadaceae bacterium window:
- the nuoG gene encoding NADH-quinone oxidoreductase subunit NuoG: protein MAAAVSTETVTITVNDIELVVPKGELVVEAVKRLGLEIPIFCYHPRLKPVGMCRMCLVEVGFKQADGSIRKMPKPQAGCTLPVSEGMAVYTETDAVKRDRKGVLEFLLVNHPLDCPICDRGGECPLQNNTLAYGPSTSRFVEMKRHLPKAYPLSQYVTLDLERCIQCGRCVRFTEEISGDSQLAFRFRGASMQPSTFQLTDFESKFSGNVIEICPVGALTSAKYRFRARPWDLETSPGICTVTPCGTNIWFDHRAGKLVRINGRTNEDVNEEWTCDRTKFGHDFYNVSDRLTTPYQRDGDAFVAASWADASGAVLNAFKGKGAEVAVLVSAALSNESLFLTQKLARETFGTANIDFRPGRGAIWEDRLENKYGLDPVGGTIAGLEHCGSVLVFGASLADEQPMTFLRVRKAWFTHGARVVIAHDSPTEVDSFADVVLRYREGTAATVAAGLRQLLVRADGKFTPEFVEQATGVPADKLRAAAESLGDAGAVVTTRRLATAASEILAVTAHQTGRTFLCMSPKANSEGAAALGCLPDTLPGGAKAPVTGLDTRGVFEAAANGQVKALWLVGVDAFDLGDADLVTRALEAVETLVVSDFRPTKSAEFASWLLPLALPAEQDGTYTSSERRVQRMGAILAAPGEAKAQWQVAQEFGARSGADPVFSPADARQLIAAASTEFASLDAEKVQDGGALLPRRGQSPHDLEKLAQTLGGL from the coding sequence ATGGCAGCCGCCGTCAGCACCGAGACCGTGACGATCACGGTCAACGACATCGAACTTGTCGTCCCCAAGGGGGAGCTGGTCGTCGAGGCCGTCAAGCGGCTGGGCTTGGAGATCCCGATCTTCTGTTACCATCCGCGGCTGAAGCCCGTCGGCATGTGCCGTATGTGCCTCGTCGAAGTGGGGTTCAAGCAGGCAGACGGGTCAATCCGCAAGATGCCCAAGCCGCAGGCCGGCTGCACCCTGCCCGTGAGCGAGGGCATGGCGGTCTACACCGAGACCGACGCGGTGAAGCGCGACCGCAAGGGCGTGTTGGAGTTCCTCCTCGTCAACCACCCGTTGGACTGCCCGATCTGCGACCGGGGCGGCGAGTGCCCCCTGCAGAACAACACCTTGGCCTACGGCCCCTCCACAAGCCGGTTCGTGGAGATGAAGCGCCACTTGCCCAAGGCCTACCCCCTGTCTCAGTACGTGACGCTCGACCTGGAGCGCTGCATCCAGTGCGGCCGGTGCGTCCGGTTCACCGAGGAGATTTCTGGTGACAGCCAGTTGGCGTTCCGGTTCCGTGGCGCGTCCATGCAGCCGTCGACGTTCCAACTCACCGACTTCGAGTCGAAGTTCAGCGGCAATGTCATCGAGATCTGCCCGGTCGGCGCTTTGACATCGGCGAAGTACCGGTTCCGTGCCCGACCATGGGACCTCGAGACCTCCCCAGGAATTTGCACCGTCACCCCGTGCGGCACGAACATCTGGTTTGACCACCGGGCAGGCAAACTCGTCCGCATCAACGGGCGCACCAACGAGGACGTGAACGAAGAGTGGACGTGTGACCGCACCAAGTTCGGCCACGACTTCTACAATGTCTCCGACCGCCTGACAACCCCCTACCAGCGCGACGGTGACGCCTTCGTGGCGGCGAGTTGGGCCGACGCCAGTGGGGCCGTGCTCAACGCGTTCAAAGGCAAGGGGGCCGAAGTCGCCGTCCTTGTCAGTGCGGCGCTCTCCAACGAGTCGCTGTTCCTGACCCAAAAGCTGGCCCGAGAGACGTTCGGCACCGCCAACATTGACTTCCGTCCAGGCCGTGGGGCCATTTGGGAAGACCGCTTGGAGAACAAGTACGGACTCGACCCGGTAGGCGGGACGATCGCCGGACTGGAGCACTGCGGCTCCGTCCTCGTCTTTGGCGCGAGCCTGGCCGACGAGCAGCCGATGACCTTCCTTCGTGTGCGCAAGGCCTGGTTCACACATGGGGCCCGGGTCGTCATCGCCCACGACAGTCCGACCGAGGTCGATTCTTTCGCCGACGTCGTCCTTCGCTATCGGGAAGGGACCGCCGCGACTGTGGCCGCTGGCCTGCGACAATTGCTCGTCCGGGCCGACGGCAAGTTCACCCCTGAGTTTGTCGAGCAGGCGACCGGGGTGCCTGCGGACAAGTTGCGGGCCGCCGCGGAGTCGTTGGGCGACGCCGGCGCCGTGGTCACCACCCGCCGCCTGGCCACGGCCGCCAGCGAGATCCTCGCTGTCACCGCGCACCAGACCGGGCGCACCTTCCTCTGCATGAGCCCCAAGGCGAACTCGGAGGGGGCAGCCGCCCTCGGGTGCCTCCCGGACACCTTGCCCGGCGGGGCGAAGGCGCCAGTGACCGGACTTGACACCCGGGGCGTCTTTGAAGCCGCAGCCAACGGGCAGGTCAAGGCCCTCTGGCTGGTCGGGGTCGACGCCTTCGACCTGGGTGACGCGGACCTGGTGACACGCGCCCTAGAGGCCGTCGAGACCCTGGTGGTCAGCGACTTCCGCCCGACCAAAAGCGCCGAGTTCGCTTCGTGGCTCTTGCCACTGGCCCTTCCCGCGGAACAGGACGGCACCTACACGAGTTCGGAGCGGCGGGTCCAGCGGATGGGGGCGATCCTCGCCGCCCCCGGGGAGGCCAAGGCGCAATGGCAGGTCGCCCAAGAATTTGGCGCGAGGTCTGGGGCCGACCCGGTCTTCAGCCCGGCAGACGCCCGTCAGCTGATCGCGGCTGCCTCGACGGAATTTGCGTCGCTGGACGCGGAGAAGGTCCAGGACGGCGGGGCGTTGCTCCCTCGCCGGGGCCAATCGCCGCACGACTTGGAAAAGCTGGCCCAGACCCTCGGCGGGTTGTGA
- a CDS encoding exo-alpha-sialidase, whose amino-acid sequence MNRRWTVAVRTVAAAAFSFVWSVAFASSTDAVGLNIKISLKPGADHSAVLALVKEHGRVVRDDAHVVVMRLNDPEYSLRMVLRLKGRPEVTGAEPMAPSLPAGIVQRAGVDELAKVIATYKEAWEGYEKAGGKKIGGEGEGEENETPGLEYLEAYLQFKRQRAYPEQQIDLTGFEQAMLRRTGKRQRFGQFSLRQQIEGGGSGSPGLKYFDYIGPRNLAIPYRTYYGITPCNGRVGAMAFDPTDNQTIYAGGPNGGLAKSTDGGVNWLPLGDTWPTMGVSSIAVKPDEHNILLVGTGDWQGGNVAGFGIMRSADGGATWDNVGASVLGTRPVSSILFDPQDSSVVLAAGSGGGSIARSINGGQSWAPVTGGGGGITTLSWNADNTVVWAGTESGTLKKSTDRGLTWSDVGVSGTSGELHVAASKTAPNTLYVLASSSEKVLRSTDAGASWTDLTSSYINGYNWSQAWYDRYIATTVVQRTGQPAADGVVIGLIDITFSKDGGTTWRNAGGSNWSATYDGTAITHNDQHCFAVNPANPNEWLVGNDGGAYRAVYDPDADTLTYTVLNRRLGFTQFYSLAAHPTNNNYAMGGTQDNATPHSFGNPLSWGNPGAGDGMGCAINPFNPANQYHSVYYQSIYRTNNSFNSQQDISPALTGQAKPFVGELWIDQNNGRYLYCNADYLNRYDAQTNTWTEKVGNLQFAGNTTIVSTFAVATGDSNTMYVGTGNGRVWRSTDFGANWTRIDGQGSGLPNRYVTKVLVNPANKNDVLVTVSGSGTDHVWRCTDTSAGTPAWVSVSGSGATGLPNVSVNDIAIDNLDANTWYVATDIGLWRTRDAGATWDDYGSTAGIPNTQVNKLVAVPGSKALFAATYGRGMWRLKDDGIQITDLTASAAVITGGESGTGTVTLDSFGLPTGTPVQLSSSDPATLQVPVNTRVPYESLAGTFPITTSSISVGKTVTITATAGNSKATFDVSVVPPGPIHADSVTLDNGDVFTGDLTSTFATDYQYLYWQPHTLAMPTGGVFGAAIPTFTPTKLTAVANVRVQGRGTLVGLFQLWDYTKSSWKTVQSTVMNRARQSVTATVTNNAAHYVDPATGRVKFRFQVYSTALRLRYLAGVDSLEFRVN is encoded by the coding sequence ATGAACCGTCGTTGGACCGTTGCCGTCAGGACTGTCGCGGCAGCCGCTTTTTCATTCGTCTGGAGTGTCGCGTTCGCCTCGTCGACTGACGCGGTCGGGCTCAACATCAAAATCAGCCTCAAACCAGGTGCCGACCATAGCGCGGTGCTGGCACTGGTGAAGGAACACGGCAGGGTGGTCCGCGACGACGCCCACGTCGTCGTCATGCGGTTGAACGACCCCGAGTACTCACTCCGGATGGTCTTGCGCCTGAAGGGCCGCCCCGAGGTCACGGGCGCCGAACCCATGGCCCCTTCCCTGCCCGCCGGTATCGTCCAACGCGCCGGGGTGGACGAACTTGCCAAGGTGATCGCCACCTATAAGGAGGCCTGGGAAGGCTACGAAAAGGCCGGGGGCAAAAAGATCGGTGGTGAGGGAGAAGGTGAGGAGAACGAGACTCCCGGCCTCGAATACCTTGAGGCCTACCTGCAGTTCAAACGGCAGCGCGCCTACCCCGAGCAACAGATCGACCTCACCGGGTTCGAGCAAGCCATGCTCCGGCGCACCGGCAAACGGCAGCGGTTCGGGCAGTTTTCCCTCCGACAGCAGATCGAAGGCGGTGGTTCGGGTAGTCCAGGACTCAAATACTTCGACTACATCGGCCCACGGAACCTTGCGATCCCCTACCGCACCTACTACGGGATCACCCCGTGCAACGGCCGTGTCGGGGCCATGGCCTTCGACCCGACCGACAACCAGACGATCTACGCGGGTGGCCCGAACGGCGGTCTGGCCAAGTCCACCGACGGCGGGGTGAACTGGCTCCCGCTCGGCGACACCTGGCCCACCATGGGCGTCTCGTCCATCGCGGTCAAGCCGGACGAACACAACATCTTGTTGGTCGGCACGGGCGACTGGCAGGGCGGCAATGTCGCCGGCTTCGGCATCATGCGGTCGGCCGACGGCGGCGCGACCTGGGACAACGTCGGCGCCAGCGTCCTCGGGACTCGACCGGTCTCGTCCATCCTTTTCGACCCGCAGGACAGTTCAGTGGTCCTTGCCGCCGGCTCAGGAGGCGGCTCGATCGCCCGGTCGATCAACGGCGGCCAGTCATGGGCGCCCGTCACCGGCGGTGGCGGTGGCATCACGACACTGTCGTGGAACGCGGACAACACCGTCGTGTGGGCCGGCACCGAGTCGGGCACCCTGAAGAAGTCGACCGACCGCGGCCTCACCTGGTCGGACGTCGGTGTCTCGGGAACCAGCGGCGAACTGCATGTCGCGGCCTCGAAGACCGCACCAAACACTCTCTATGTGCTCGCCTCCAGCAGCGAAAAAGTCCTGCGCTCCACAGACGCTGGCGCATCCTGGACCGACCTGACCTCCAGCTACATCAACGGCTACAACTGGAGCCAGGCCTGGTACGACCGGTACATCGCGACCACGGTCGTCCAACGCACGGGACAACCCGCCGCGGACGGCGTCGTGATCGGCCTCATCGACATCACGTTCTCCAAAGACGGCGGCACTACCTGGCGCAACGCCGGCGGGTCGAACTGGTCGGCCACCTACGACGGCACCGCCATCACCCACAACGACCAGCATTGCTTCGCCGTCAACCCGGCCAACCCCAACGAATGGCTCGTCGGCAATGACGGCGGTGCGTACCGGGCCGTCTACGACCCCGACGCCGACACCCTGACGTACACCGTCTTGAACCGGCGTCTTGGCTTCACCCAGTTCTATTCGCTGGCCGCCCACCCGACGAACAACAACTACGCGATGGGGGGCACCCAAGACAACGCCACGCCCCACAGCTTCGGGAACCCCCTGAGTTGGGGCAACCCGGGCGCTGGCGACGGCATGGGCTGCGCGATCAACCCGTTCAACCCCGCCAACCAATACCACTCGGTCTACTACCAGTCCATTTACCGCACGAACAACTCGTTCAACAGCCAGCAGGACATCAGCCCGGCCCTCACCGGACAGGCCAAGCCGTTCGTCGGCGAACTGTGGATCGACCAGAACAACGGGCGTTACCTCTACTGCAACGCCGACTACCTGAACCGGTACGACGCCCAGACCAACACCTGGACCGAGAAGGTCGGGAACCTCCAGTTCGCTGGCAACACGACCATCGTCTCGACGTTTGCCGTCGCGACGGGCGACAGCAACACGATGTACGTCGGCACCGGCAACGGTCGAGTCTGGCGCAGCACCGACTTCGGGGCGAACTGGACGCGGATCGACGGACAGGGTTCTGGCCTGCCCAACCGCTACGTGACCAAGGTGCTTGTCAACCCAGCGAACAAGAACGACGTCCTCGTCACGGTCTCTGGCTCGGGCACCGACCACGTCTGGCGGTGCACCGACACCTCGGCCGGGACGCCGGCCTGGGTTTCGGTCTCAGGTTCGGGGGCGACTGGCTTGCCGAACGTGTCGGTCAACGACATCGCCATCGACAACCTTGACGCGAACACCTGGTATGTCGCCACCGACATCGGCCTGTGGCGGACGCGGGACGCCGGCGCCACGTGGGACGACTACGGTTCGACCGCGGGTATCCCCAACACCCAGGTCAACAAGCTTGTCGCCGTGCCGGGCTCCAAGGCCCTCTTCGCCGCCACCTACGGGCGCGGCATGTGGCGCCTCAAGGACGACGGCATCCAGATCACCGACCTCACCGCCAGCGCGGCGGTGATCACCGGTGGCGAGTCGGGCACCGGCACGGTGACGTTGGACAGCTTTGGCCTGCCCACCGGCACGCCGGTCCAACTCTCCAGCAGCGACCCGGCCACGCTCCAGGTCCCCGTCAACACCCGGGTCCCGTACGAGAGCCTGGCCGGCACGTTCCCGATCACGACTTCGAGCATCTCGGTCGGCAAGACGGTGACGATCACCGCGACGGCCGGCAACTCGAAGGCGACGTTTGACGTGAGCGTGGTGCCGCCCGGACCGATCCATGCTGACAGCGTCACCCTGGACAACGGCGACGTCTTCACCGGCGACCTCACGAGCACCTTTGCGACCGACTACCAGTACCTCTACTGGCAGCCTCATACATTGGCCATGCCCACAGGTGGCGTCTTCGGTGCCGCGATCCCGACGTTCACGCCGACCAAACTGACCGCCGTCGCGAATGTCCGCGTCCAAGGGCGCGGGACCCTTGTCGGCCTCTTCCAACTGTGGGACTACACCAAGTCGTCGTGGAAGACGGTGCAGTCGACCGTGATGAACCGGGCACGACAGTCGGTCACCGCGACGGTCACGAACAACGCCGCCCACTACGTGGACCCGGCCACCGGAAGGGTCAAGTTCCGGTTCCAGGTGTACAGCACTGCGCTGCGCCTGCGGTACTTGGCCGGGGTGGACTCGCTCGAGTTCCGCGTGAACTGA
- the sufB gene encoding Fe-S cluster assembly protein SufB codes for MTDNQTVPQTDDELLEHYAETEYKWGFVSDVDAETLPPGLDEDTVRFISAKKGEPDWLLDWRLKALRHLQTMSVPTWPNVEYEPVDLQSISYYSAPKKKPSLDSLEDADPELLRTFEKLGIPLREQEILLNVKGAGEAHASGEPASGGVAIDAVFDSVSVVTTFKEKLREAGVIFCSISEAVREHPDLVKEYLGSVVPYSDNYFATLNSAVFSDGSFVYVPKGTRCPMELSTYFRINAENTGQFERTLIIADEGAYVSYLEGCTAPKRDENQLHAAVVELVALKDGEIKYSTVQNWYPGDRETGKGGIFNFVTKRGICRGDRAKITWTQVETGSAITWKYPSVILRGDDSIGEFYSVALTAHRQQADTGTKMVHIGKRTRSTIVSKGISAGRGQNTYRGLVKINAGADGARNYSVCDSMLMGDRCGAHTFPYIEVKNNTAKMEHEATTSKIGEDQLFYLAQRGINEEDAVNMIVSGFCKDVFRVLPMEFAVEAQKLLAVSLEHSVG; via the coding sequence ATGACTGACAACCAGACCGTCCCCCAGACTGACGACGAACTTCTTGAGCACTACGCCGAGACGGAGTACAAGTGGGGGTTTGTCAGCGACGTCGACGCCGAGACTTTGCCCCCCGGCCTTGACGAAGACACCGTGCGGTTTATCAGCGCCAAGAAGGGCGAGCCCGACTGGTTGCTCGACTGGCGGCTCAAAGCGCTCCGCCACCTGCAGACGATGTCCGTCCCGACATGGCCGAACGTGGAGTACGAGCCAGTCGACCTCCAGTCCATCTCGTACTACTCGGCCCCCAAGAAGAAGCCGAGCCTGGACAGCTTGGAGGACGCGGACCCTGAACTGTTGCGCACCTTCGAAAAGTTGGGGATCCCCCTCCGCGAGCAGGAGATCCTTCTGAACGTCAAGGGCGCTGGTGAGGCCCATGCTTCTGGTGAGCCGGCGTCGGGTGGGGTCGCCATCGACGCGGTGTTCGACTCCGTCTCGGTTGTGACGACGTTCAAGGAGAAGCTCCGCGAGGCAGGGGTCATCTTCTGTTCCATCAGCGAGGCCGTGCGCGAGCACCCGGACTTGGTCAAGGAGTACCTGGGCAGTGTCGTCCCGTACAGCGACAACTACTTTGCGACCCTCAATTCGGCGGTGTTCTCCGACGGTTCCTTTGTCTATGTCCCGAAGGGCACCCGATGCCCCATGGAGCTGTCGACGTACTTCCGCATCAACGCCGAGAACACCGGCCAGTTTGAGCGCACCCTCATCATCGCGGACGAAGGGGCTTACGTCAGCTACCTGGAGGGCTGTACCGCTCCTAAGCGGGACGAAAACCAGCTTCATGCCGCGGTGGTGGAACTCGTCGCCCTCAAGGACGGTGAGATCAAGTATTCGACGGTCCAGAATTGGTATCCCGGTGACCGCGAGACCGGCAAAGGGGGCATCTTTAACTTCGTCACCAAGCGCGGCATCTGCCGTGGCGACCGGGCCAAGATCACCTGGACCCAGGTCGAGACCGGTTCGGCGATCACCTGGAAATATCCGAGCGTCATCCTACGCGGGGACGACTCGATCGGCGAGTTCTATTCCGTCGCCCTGACCGCCCACCGCCAGCAGGCCGACACGGGCACAAAAATGGTCCATATCGGCAAGCGCACCCGCTCCACCATCGTGAGCAAGGGCATCAGCGCCGGTCGGGGACAAAACACGTACCGGGGACTCGTAAAGATCAACGCCGGGGCGGACGGGGCGCGAAACTACTCCGTGTGCGACTCGATGCTTATGGGTGACCGGTGCGGTGCTCACACCTTCCCCTACATCGAGGTCAAGAACAACACCGCCAAGATGGAGCATGAGGCGACCACGAGCAAGATCGGAGAAGACCAGCTGTTCTATCTCGCCCAACGTGGCATCAACGAAGAGGACGCGGTCAACATGATCGTGAGCGGCTTCTGCAAGGACGTTTTTCGAGTCCTCCCGATGGAGTTCGCCGTCGAGGCGCAAAAGCTCCTCGCTGTCAGCCTCGAACACTCCGTCGGTTAA
- a CDS encoding DUF1326 domain-containing protein — MSIQVMNLLALAAATVPGATKAKPFHYTGYYAEACSCSAPCPCEMTGVTKGCLGVGAFAFESGSYDGMSISGCRAAYATGPGEWVLIYVDAPTPAKKKALTAMLTAVLSGFGKIEAVKDAKVALTKRGDHYWCSIDGGRIGNFETTPVLGLDNKTPLKYSNVKDPLHPVVMQGNNVETHFNDGGHSFDLKDSNAFFNGSISAKGSV, encoded by the coding sequence ATGAGTATCCAAGTCATGAACCTCCTTGCGCTTGCGGCGGCGACGGTACCGGGCGCGACTAAGGCCAAACCGTTCCACTATACGGGCTACTACGCCGAGGCCTGCAGTTGCTCGGCCCCCTGCCCGTGCGAAATGACGGGTGTCACCAAGGGGTGCCTGGGTGTCGGGGCGTTCGCCTTTGAGTCGGGGTCGTACGACGGCATGAGCATCTCGGGATGTCGGGCCGCCTATGCCACCGGGCCTGGGGAGTGGGTGCTGATCTACGTGGACGCGCCGACTCCGGCCAAGAAGAAGGCGCTCACGGCCATGTTGACGGCGGTCTTGAGCGGGTTCGGAAAGATCGAGGCGGTGAAAGACGCCAAAGTCGCCCTGACGAAGCGTGGCGACCATTACTGGTGTTCGATCGACGGCGGTCGGATCGGTAACTTTGAGACGACGCCGGTCCTTGGACTGGACAACAAGACACCGCTCAAGTACTCGAACGTCAAGGACCCCCTCCATCCCGTCGTGATGCAAGGCAACAACGTCGAGACCCACTTCAACGACGGTGGCCACTCGTTTGACCTGAAGGACAGCAACGCCTTCTTCAACGGGTCGATCAGTGCCAAGGGCTCAGTCTGA
- a CDS encoding MarR family transcriptional regulator: MNLTEAIPVKHRALRAMLQTSGRIIRTVSKRLDDAGHVSAEVYDVLVTLEYEATHRMRLSQLADEIVLSRSGLSRLIDRMERDGLIRREECPGDRRGTYAVLTEAGLAARQSAWPTVEAELAELWNNQVTEAEAAKLLKIFSRITVTPAEGSKKPSRKATAL, from the coding sequence ATGAATCTGACGGAGGCCATCCCCGTGAAACATCGCGCCCTTCGGGCGATGTTGCAGACCTCGGGAAGGATCATCCGGACCGTCTCGAAGAGACTTGACGACGCCGGACATGTCTCTGCCGAGGTGTACGACGTTCTCGTCACGCTCGAATACGAAGCCACCCACCGGATGCGCCTGAGCCAATTGGCCGACGAGATCGTGCTCAGCCGAAGCGGGCTTTCCCGGCTCATCGACCGCATGGAACGCGACGGGCTCATCCGCCGAGAAGAGTGCCCCGGCGACCGCCGGGGCACATATGCCGTCCTCACCGAGGCCGGACTGGCCGCGCGTCAAAGCGCATGGCCCACGGTCGAGGCCGAATTGGCCGAGCTATGGAACAACCAGGTCACCGAAGCAGAGGCGGCCAAGCTCCTCAAGATTTTCTCAAGGATCACGGTTACTCCGGCGGAAGGTAGCAAAAAGCCGTCGCGCAAGGCGACGGCCCTTTGA